The proteins below are encoded in one region of Caldisericia bacterium:
- the truA gene encoding tRNA pseudouridine(38-40) synthase TruA, which produces MVKNIKLTLMYDGTNFFGTQKNKNLRTVEGVLEITLKKIINIENIDITFASRTDRGVHAIGQVANFLIDTNIPGERFKNILNNKLPSDIKVKESIEIENNFSSRFNSKGKIYIFFINYSKEEPHPIIDRYSLWFPYEINLDRLYKNLKLFEGERDFSSFTTEEERREVSTIREIYETNLIKKNNFLILYFFGKSFLRHQIRRMVGALLEIERRNLKSEVLIEAFKSKKHFIGEKKVSSRGLFLYKVIY; this is translated from the coding sequence TAAAAAATATAAAACTCACATTAATGTATGATGGAACAAATTTTTTTGGAACTCAAAAAAACAAAAATTTAAGAACAGTTGAAGGAGTTTTAGAAATAACTTTAAAAAAAATTATAAATATAGAAAATATTGATATAACCTTTGCTAGTAGAACAGATAGAGGAGTTCATGCAATTGGTCAAGTTGCTAATTTTTTGATAGATACTAATATTCCAGGGGAGAGATTTAAAAATATTTTAAATAATAAACTTCCATCAGATATAAAAGTTAAAGAATCAATTGAAATAGAGAATAATTTTTCATCAAGATTTAATTCTAAAGGAAAAATTTATATTTTTTTTATAAATTACTCAAAAGAAGAACCACATCCTATAATTGATAGATACTCATTATGGTTTCCATATGAAATTAATTTAGATAGACTTTATAAAAATTTAAAACTATTTGAAGGAGAGAGAGATTTTTCTAGTTTTACAACAGAAGAAGAAAGGAGAGAAGTTTCAACAATTAGAGAAATATATGAAACAAATTTAATAAAAAAGAATAATTTTTTAATTTTGTATTTTTTTGGTAAATCTTTTTTAAGACATCAAATAAGAAGAATGGTTGGAGCGCTTCTTGAAATTGAGAGAAGAAATTTAAAAAGTGAGGTTCTTATTGAAGCATTTAAATCAAAGAAACATTTCATCGGAGAAAAAAAAGTTTCATCAAGAGGACTTTTTTTATATAAAGTGATTTATTAA